In Nitrospirota bacterium, the following are encoded in one genomic region:
- a CDS encoding HD domain-containing phosphohydrolase — translation MDIPYCHHEKWDGTGYPRGLRKKEIPLSARIFSVVDVWDALSSDRPYRPAWPREHVLSYLREQSGVHFDPSVVETFLGMDW, via the coding sequence ATGGACATCCCCTACTGCCACCACGAGAAGTGGGACGGGACGGGCTACCCCCGGGGGCTCCGGAAAAAGGAGATTCCGCTTTCGGCACGCATCTTCTCCGTGGTGGACGTCTGGGACGCCCTGTCCTCCGACCGCCCCTACCGCCCGGCCTGGCCCCGGGAGCACGTGCTTTCCTATCTCCGGGAGCAGTCCGGCGTCCACTTCGACCCCTCCGTGGTGGAGACGTTCCTGGGGATGGACTGGTAA
- the prfB gene encoding peptide chain release factor 2 (programmed frameshift): MEREEIRERLSSLGEKVSSLRGYLDVPRLEAEIAEIEKELATEATWSRHDRMLELQKRKAALEDLLLPYRQMADEYRYLVESSSVLEEEGGEIFLEELARGLGNLEEQVEEVEVRLLLSGEHDRGNAILTINPGAGGTESQDWAQMLLRMYLRWAERRGYETRIVDLLPGEEAGVKSATVSVEGPFAYGSLKVEAGVHRLVRISPFDASKRRHTSFTAVLVTPEIEEDVEVQIRDEDIRVDTFRASGAGGQHVNKTSSAVRITHLPTGIVASCQTDRSQHRNREVAMKILRSRLYELELAEKERAMEGLVGEKKEIAWGSQIRSYVLHPYQMVKDHRTGVEVGNINAVLDGDLDVFIKAALKDRARRQARKA, translated from the exons ATGGAGCGCGAAGAAATCAGGGAGCGGCTCTCAAGCCTGGGCGAGAAAGTCTCCTCCCTCCGGGGGTATCTT GATGTCCCCCGCCTCGAAGCCGAGATAGCCGAGATAGAGAAGGAACTGGCCACCGAGGCCACCTGGTCGCGCCACGACCGCATGCTTGAGCTCCAGAAGCGGAAGGCCGCCCTGGAGGACCTCCTTTTGCCCTACCGGCAGATGGCCGACGAGTACCGGTACCTGGTGGAGTCCTCCAGCGTCCTGGAGGAGGAGGGCGGAGAGATATTCCTGGAGGAACTGGCCCGGGGCCTCGGAAACCTGGAGGAACAGGTGGAGGAGGTGGAGGTGCGCCTGCTGCTTTCGGGCGAGCATGACCGGGGCAATGCCATCCTCACCATCAACCCCGGCGCCGGCGGCACCGAGAGCCAGGACTGGGCGCAGATGCTCCTGAGGATGTACCTCCGGTGGGCCGAGCGCAGGGGCTATGAGACCCGCATCGTGGACCTCCTGCCGGGGGAGGAGGCCGGGGTCAAGTCGGCCACCGTCTCGGTGGAGGGCCCCTTCGCCTACGGCTCCCTCAAGGTGGAGGCCGGCGTGCACCGCCTGGTGCGCATCAGCCCCTTCGACGCCTCCAAGCGCCGCCACACCAGCTTCACCGCCGTCCTGGTCACGCCGGAGATAGAGGAGGACGTGGAGGTGCAGATACGCGACGAGGACATCCGGGTGGACACCTTCAGGGCCTCGGGCGCCGGCGGACAGCACGTCAACAAGACCTCCTCGGCCGTGCGCATCACCCACCTGCCCACCGGCATCGTCGCCTCCTGCCAGACCGACCGCTCCCAGCACCGCAACCGGGAGGTGGCCATGAAGATACTGCGCTCCCGCCTCTACGAGCTGGAGCTTGCCGAGAAGGAGCGCGCCATGGAGGGCCTGGTGGGCGAGAAGAAGGAGATAGCCTGGGGCTCCCAGATACGCTCCTATGTGCTGCACCCCTACCAGATGGTCAAGGACCACCGCACCGGGGTGGAGGTGGGCAACATAAACGCCGTCCTGGACGGCGACCTGGACGTCTTCATCAAGGCCGCCCTGAAGGACCGGGCCCGCAGGCAGGCCAGGAAGGCCTGA